Proteins encoded by one window of Crassostrea angulata isolate pt1a10 chromosome 9, ASM2561291v2, whole genome shotgun sequence:
- the LOC128163450 gene encoding isopentenyl-diphosphate Delta-isomerase 1-like, translating to MFLCKKTWILTNREITWSTLKKALSTMADSVLHGYDDTQVALMGEECILIDRNDNVTGSASKKTCHLMENINKGMLHRAFSVFLFNSDGHLLLQQRSQAKITFPGHFTNTCCSHPLHTPAELQDNGAIGVKRAAQRKLQHELGIDPKQLSIDNLHYLTRVHYLAENAPDRGTWGEHEIDYILIAQKDVDVTPNLNEVESYTYVSQEQLRKMIEKSQEGNLLITPWFRLIADRLLMGWWNNLHNIQQCRDSQIHRFCDQ from the exons ATGTTTTTGTGTAAAAAGACGTGGATATTGACAAACAGAGAAATCACATG GAGCACTTTGAAGAAAGCGCTATCCACCATGGCTGACTCAGTCCTGCATGGTTATGATGATACTCAGGTGGCGTTGATGGGAGAGGAGTGTATCCTTATCGACAGGAACGACAACGTTACAGGGTCTGCATCAAAGAAAACATGTCATCTGatggaaaatataaataaag GTATGCTGCATCGGGCTTTCAGTGTTTTTCTCTTCAACTCTGATGGCCATCTACTACTGCAGCAAAGATCCCAGGCCAAAATCACATTTCCTG GTCACTTTACCAACACCTGTTGTAGTCACCCTCTCCATACCCCAGCTGAGCTTCAGGACAATGGAGCAATAGGGGTGAAGAGAGCAGCACAAAGGAAACTTCAGCATGAACTCGGGATTGATCCCAAACAG CTTTCAATAGATAACCTCCATTACCTGACTAGAGTGCATTATTTAGCGGAGAACGCCCCAGACCGGGGAACGTGGGGGGAACACGAGATTGACTACATACTGATCGCCCAGAAAGATGTAGATGTCACGCCTAACCTCAACGAAGTCGAGAGCTACACTTACGTCAGTCAAGAACAGCTGAGAAAGATGATAG aGAAATCACAGGAAGGAAACTTGTTGATAACTCCCTGGTTCAGACTAATAGCAGACAGACTTCTGATGGGATGGTGGAACAACTTACACAACATACAGCAGTGCAGGGACTCTCAGATCCACAGATTCTGTGATCAGTGA